A window of the Deinobacterium chartae genome harbors these coding sequences:
- a CDS encoding cobalt-precorrin-7 (C(5))-methyltransferase encodes MIVCVGIGPGNLEYLTRRGEALIREAEVVAGFGTVVDLVRPLIAAGTTVIPMDYRDQSARLEEMAALHRQGRRCVVVFMGDIHFSGFQLLERVERAAGGAVETVPGISSAQVLASRARVCFDETTLLTFHRRGDIEPFKAHLLGALEGGRNVIAIPRPWDFMPRDMAAYLLAAGRPAHQTVEVWENLTGSEAGWSGSLSACAERDFSDLSIVLFRSLTPLPSGLEGAL; translated from the coding sequence ATGATCGTCTGCGTTGGAATCGGCCCTGGAAACCTCGAGTACCTCACCCGCCGGGGCGAGGCCCTGATCCGTGAGGCCGAGGTGGTGGCGGGCTTCGGAACGGTGGTTGACCTGGTGCGACCGCTGATCGCCGCCGGAACCACCGTCATTCCCATGGACTATCGCGACCAGAGCGCGCGCCTCGAGGAAATGGCCGCCTTGCACCGCCAGGGACGGCGCTGCGTGGTCGTGTTCATGGGCGACATTCACTTCAGCGGCTTTCAGCTGCTCGAGCGGGTAGAGCGCGCGGCGGGCGGTGCGGTCGAGACGGTACCGGGCATCTCGAGCGCGCAGGTCCTGGCGTCGCGCGCCCGGGTGTGCTTCGATGAGACGACGCTGCTCACCTTTCACCGCCGGGGCGACATCGAACCGTTCAAGGCCCACCTGCTCGGCGCCCTCGAAGGCGGGCGTAACGTGATCGCCATTCCGCGCCCCTGGGATTTTATGCCGCGCGACATGGCCGCGTACCTGCTGGCTGCGGGCCGCCCCGCGCACCAGACGGTAGAGGTGTGGGAGAACCTGACCGGCAGCGAGGCCGGGTGGAGCGGCAGCCTGAGTGCCTGCGCCGAGCGCGACTTCTCGGACCTCTCGATCGTGCTGTTCCGCAGCCTGACGCCCTTGCCCAGCGGCCTGGAGGGCGCGCTGTGA
- the rpoD gene encoding RNA polymerase sigma factor RpoD, translating into MSDKKTAPRARVRKPETGSDTPAAPRPATTVTGTAKPAARVAPPVSAEPAAPTAATAPQTPVQAAPAAKPEAAPATSRPVPAPKPAPRAVAASRTSDTSKTTVDAAPKAPKTRSRKTSESGEKEKPTKTARGKAKVEEAKNAAPVAEKPYMLHPALQDLIRAGKSAGVLTSEDIATALSTALEAAGMDPESSDEFEDMQIYLQQQGIEIQDLSEDEELDDLDDEKDDDEESDEDERFFDDVPRAVTNDPVRQYLHEIGRVPLLSLEEEISLARRIEEGEEAKKILEQEGDTLEDRARRGLQRQTEDGAAARQALIEANLRLVVSIAKKYTGRGLGFLDLIQEGNQGLIRAVEKFEYRRRYKFSTYATWWIRQAINRAIADQARTIRIPVHMVETINKLTRTARQLQQELSREPTYEEIAEAMGPGWDAAKVEEVQKVSQEPVSLETPIGDEKDSFYGDFIPDENLDSPVENAAKTLLSEELDKALGKLTEREAMVLKLRKGLIDGREHTLEEVGQYFNVTRERIRQIENKALRKLKYHESRTRKLRDFLD; encoded by the coding sequence ATGAGCGATAAGAAGACTGCCCCACGCGCCCGCGTTCGCAAGCCCGAGACCGGTTCGGACACCCCGGCCGCCCCGCGTCCGGCAACGACCGTCACCGGAACGGCCAAACCGGCTGCACGCGTCGCGCCGCCGGTGAGCGCGGAACCCGCTGCGCCCACCGCGGCCACTGCCCCCCAGACCCCCGTCCAGGCCGCACCCGCCGCGAAACCCGAGGCTGCCCCGGCCACCTCCCGGCCTGTCCCGGCACCCAAGCCCGCGCCGCGCGCGGTCGCGGCCAGCCGCACCAGCGACACCTCCAAGACCACGGTCGACGCGGCCCCCAAGGCCCCCAAGACCCGCAGCCGCAAGACCTCCGAGAGCGGCGAAAAAGAAAAACCCACCAAGACCGCGCGCGGCAAGGCCAAGGTCGAGGAGGCCAAGAACGCCGCTCCGGTGGCCGAAAAGCCCTACATGCTGCACCCCGCTCTGCAGGATCTGATCCGTGCGGGCAAGAGTGCCGGCGTGCTGACCTCCGAGGACATCGCCACCGCGCTGAGCACCGCCCTCGAGGCCGCCGGCATGGACCCCGAGTCCAGCGACGAGTTCGAGGACATGCAGATCTACCTGCAGCAGCAGGGCATCGAGATCCAAGACCTCTCCGAGGACGAGGAGCTCGATGACCTCGACGACGAGAAGGACGACGACGAGGAAAGCGACGAGGACGAGCGCTTCTTCGACGACGTGCCGCGCGCCGTCACCAATGACCCGGTGCGCCAGTACCTGCACGAGATCGGCCGCGTGCCGCTGCTCTCGCTCGAGGAGGAGATCTCGCTGGCCCGCCGCATCGAAGAGGGCGAGGAGGCCAAGAAGATCCTCGAGCAGGAGGGCGACACCCTCGAGGACCGCGCCCGCCGCGGCCTGCAGCGCCAGACCGAGGACGGCGCCGCCGCCCGTCAGGCCCTGATCGAAGCCAACTTGCGACTGGTCGTCTCGATCGCCAAGAAGTACACTGGGCGTGGGCTGGGCTTCTTGGACCTGATCCAGGAGGGCAACCAGGGCCTGATCCGCGCGGTCGAGAAGTTCGAGTACCGCCGCCGCTACAAGTTCTCGACCTACGCCACGTGGTGGATCCGTCAGGCCATCAACCGCGCCATCGCGGACCAGGCCCGCACCATCCGCATCCCGGTGCACATGGTCGAGACCATCAACAAGCTGACCCGCACCGCCCGTCAGCTGCAGCAGGAACTGTCGCGCGAACCCACCTACGAGGAGATCGCCGAGGCCATGGGTCCCGGCTGGGACGCCGCCAAGGTGGAAGAGGTCCAGAAGGTCAGCCAGGAGCCGGTCTCGCTCGAGACCCCGATCGGCGACGAGAAGGACAGCTTCTACGGCGACTTCATCCCGGACGAGAACCTCGACAGCCCGGTTGAGAACGCCGCCAAGACGCTGCTTTCGGAGGAGCTCGACAAGGCGCTGGGCAAGCTGACCGAGCGCGAGGCGATGGTCCTCAAGCTGCGCAAGGGTCTGATCGACGGCCGCGAGCACACCCTCGAGGAGGTCGGCCAGTACTTCAACGTGACCCGCGAGCGCATCCGCCAGATCGAGAACAAGGCGCTGCGCAAGCTGAAATACCACGAGAGCCGCACCCGCAAGCTGCGCGACTTCCTCGACTGA
- a CDS encoding nickel transporter produces MDLTVLALVFALGLRHGLDADHLAAIDGLSRLRPSPWNGLLFALGHGGVVTLLAVLAGQLLSGFDLEWLSPWLFLLLAAVNLYRLLRPGAHTHPKLPNLGPLALGIVLAVGFETSSQLAALSLSSQVGPLWLGAAFTVGMMCSDGVDGLLASRIQQAQGQRAAAASRAMGWLVVLVSLGFALSDFAHVELEAVALPLGLALFAALVGLRWWALRAPRARAAA; encoded by the coding sequence ATGGACCTGACCGTACTTGCCCTCGTTTTCGCGCTCGGCCTGCGCCACGGCCTCGACGCCGACCACCTCGCCGCCATCGACGGCCTCTCGCGGCTGCGGCCCAGCCCCTGGAACGGGCTGCTGTTCGCGCTCGGCCACGGCGGCGTGGTCACGCTGCTGGCCGTGCTCGCCGGGCAGCTGCTGAGCGGGTTCGACCTGGAATGGCTCTCGCCGTGGCTGTTCCTGCTGCTGGCCGCAGTGAACCTCTACCGCCTGCTGCGCCCGGGCGCGCACACGCATCCCAAGCTGCCCAACCTGGGACCGCTGGCGCTGGGCATCGTGCTGGCAGTGGGTTTCGAGACCTCGAGTCAGCTCGCGGCCCTGTCGCTGTCGAGCCAGGTGGGACCGCTGTGGCTCGGCGCCGCCTTCACGGTCGGCATGATGTGCTCAGACGGCGTGGACGGCCTGCTCGCCAGCCGCATCCAGCAGGCGCAGGGACAACGCGCCGCAGCGGCCTCGAGGGCGATGGGCTGGCTGGTGGTCCTCGTCTCGCTCGGCTTCGCGCTCAGCGATTTTGCACACGTCGAACTCGAGGCCGTGGCCCTGCCGCTGGGCCTGGCCCTGTTCGCCGCGCTGGTGGGCCTGCGCTGGTGGGCCCTGCGCGCGCCGCGCGCGCGAGCCGCAGCATGA
- a CDS encoding helix-turn-helix domain-containing protein — translation MTAVQLSSVPVVIHDPEAAGLLCDPTRVRYLHPFLDREVTLSAAAAELGIPLSRMHYWAERLLALGLITVTRSERRSGRPIRHFRSVAPEFRVAFSATPLGSLEELLSRNDGSYQRLLNRAEARQMTRLEGEWSLRLYREPGGAVHGEGGFGRPREAAFSGWLKRPLSGAQARALRAELEALMERYARLEPDDDQPTYLLRLALCEIPQGLEEEGGTL, via the coding sequence ATGACAGCCGTACAACTGAGTAGCGTTCCAGTCGTGATTCACGACCCCGAAGCGGCCGGGCTGCTGTGCGATCCCACACGGGTGCGTTACCTGCACCCCTTCTTGGACCGCGAGGTGACCCTCTCGGCCGCCGCCGCCGAGCTGGGCATCCCGCTGAGCCGCATGCACTACTGGGCCGAGCGCCTGCTGGCCCTGGGACTGATCACGGTCACCCGCAGCGAGCGGCGCAGCGGCCGACCGATCCGTCACTTCCGCTCGGTCGCCCCCGAGTTCCGGGTGGCCTTCTCGGCCACCCCGCTGGGCAGCCTCGAGGAGCTGCTGAGCCGCAACGACGGCAGCTACCAGCGCCTGCTCAACCGCGCCGAGGCCCGCCAGATGACCCGGCTCGAGGGCGAGTGGAGCCTGCGCCTCTACCGTGAGCCAGGCGGCGCGGTGCACGGAGAAGGCGGTTTCGGACGGCCGCGCGAGGCCGCCTTCAGCGGCTGGCTCAAGCGCCCGCTGAGCGGCGCGCAGGCCCGCGCGCTGCGTGCCGAACTCGAGGCGCTGATGGAGCGTTACGCCCGTCTGGAGCCCGACGACGATCAGCCGACGTACCTGCTGCGGCTGGCGCTGTGCGAGATCCCGCAGGGCCTCGAGGAAGAGGGCGGGACGCTGTAG
- a CDS encoding S41 family peptidase, protein MTATTELSTATEIRTLLEGIALEVEQRFVFPERAPELAARIRQIEADAYAGLVPRELSVRLSEELYRLSGDRHLYLRFDPDPPVNGSGDPAWAEARSAWNNHGVARAERLPGNVGLIELTEFSPLQLAAPVISAAFNLLARSRALIIDLRRNGGGHGDTVAFACGYLLREATHLITFEERGQKPQMSYSAAWVPGQRFLDRPVYVLTANRTGSAAEEFAYDLQGAGRATLVGERTSGAGHMCDFRHLPPHWALIVPTVRPVGAFTGDSWEAVGVQPDREVPAEQALEVAHCAALEGILADSGLSSRQREEVERALQGLGSPRSVE, encoded by the coding sequence ATGACCGCCACCACCGAGCTGTCCACCGCCACCGAAATCCGCACCCTGCTCGAGGGCATCGCCCTCGAGGTCGAGCAGCGCTTCGTGTTCCCCGAGCGCGCCCCCGAGCTGGCCGCCCGCATCCGTCAGATCGAGGCCGACGCTTACGCGGGCCTCGTGCCGCGTGAGCTGTCCGTGCGCCTCAGCGAAGAGCTGTACCGCCTCTCTGGAGACCGCCACCTGTACCTGCGCTTTGACCCCGATCCGCCGGTGAACGGGAGCGGTGACCCTGCCTGGGCGGAGGCCCGCTCGGCCTGGAACAACCACGGCGTGGCGCGTGCCGAGCGCCTGCCGGGCAACGTCGGTCTGATCGAGCTTACCGAATTCTCCCCGTTGCAGCTGGCCGCTCCGGTCATCTCGGCTGCCTTCAACCTGCTGGCGCGCAGCCGCGCCCTGATCATCGACCTGCGGCGCAACGGGGGCGGGCACGGCGATACGGTCGCCTTCGCCTGCGGCTACCTGCTGCGCGAGGCCACCCACCTGATCACCTTCGAGGAGCGCGGCCAGAAACCGCAGATGTCCTACTCGGCCGCCTGGGTGCCCGGCCAGCGCTTCTTGGACCGACCGGTGTACGTGCTGACCGCGAATCGCACCGGTTCGGCCGCCGAGGAGTTCGCCTATGACCTGCAGGGTGCGGGGCGCGCCACGCTGGTGGGCGAGCGTACCAGCGGTGCCGGGCACATGTGCGACTTCCGCCATCTGCCGCCGCACTGGGCGCTGATCGTTCCCACCGTCCGCCCGGTGGGCGCTTTTACCGGTGACAGTTGGGAGGCAGTCGGCGTGCAGCCCGACCGCGAGGTGCCCGCCGAGCAGGCCCTCGAGGTCGCCCACTGCGCGGCCCTGGAGGGCATCCTGGCCGATTCCGGCCTGAGCTCCCGCCAGCGCGAGGAGGTCGAGCGGGCCCTGCAGGGCCTGGGGAGCCCGCGCTCTGTCGAGTAA